The Carassius auratus strain Wakin unplaced genomic scaffold, ASM336829v1 scaf_tig00214949, whole genome shotgun sequence genome includes the window cctttaaagtcatGAGGTAACTGAAATAGAGACAGATCTTCTCTTCCACATTATGATGCATATgtaagtgaaaagaaaaaaaaaaaaatgttggatagGGTCTGCTTCTATCCACCGGCCATTCATTGGATGGGGGCAGATCTGAGTGCtaattttcagtcaaatgtgAAAAGGTGCGGGGTTTAAGCAGACTAAATTATTTTAGAAGTCCGACATATATCCTACAGTGgggggaaatatttatttgatcaaataaatattttcccccacTGTATGATATATGTCAGACTTCTAACATAATTTAAGTTTTGCTGCCAACTTGcaaaaagaaatgaagggtcgGTCATTTTTATGCTAGGTTTATTTTAATGGGTAGAGAcagaatattaacaaaaaaatccagaaagaacaaattatataaaggttagaaactgATTCACATTTCAGTGAAGaaatgctatataaaaaaaaaaaatgggacctaaataaacaaatacatacatatactacACTTTAGcctttattcatttgatttaacTCTCCTCGACTCACCAGAAGAAAATGCGAAGTATATTAGCAACAAGCAGCACCAGACAGACTCTTGTTGAGAATCCTTCAGCGTTATTGGTCCTCTGGATGTCCTGGTACTGGGGGACGTAGGGCACCGCACTCCAAACACCATCACACCAGAAGCCAGCCAGGAGAGCAGAGTCCATGAGCTCTCCATGTTCTCCTCTGAACCCTGCTCCATCGCTTAGTCCTTAATAACCAGTTTTTACACTCCCATACCCTGCAAGAAGAGGTTAGGAAGCGtttacatttgatcaaaaatatataaagtgcaATGCAATGTAGTTAAGATTGTAtgctaggtaaaaaaaaaagctaaaactaataaaataggCATATATTGCTGCAACAAACCCTTACAGCACCAATAAAAGCAACAGTGCCACCTTCAGTAACCTTAAAGCTCCACAGGAACAACAATACCTACAATATAAACACACTGTAAATGATTCATCTGGGCCTTTCTGGACATGAAATACAATGAGGGACGATTTTCAGAGTAGTCAGGAACAGTAATAGTCATCTACATGCTGCCACCCATTCTGATGGTATCTCAGCTAAACAGGAAGCTTGGGCTCACAGGAGGTCTGTGCACCAAAAGATAAGGGTCCTTTTTGTTTCTGACCAAACGTAACATCAGAAGAACAAGCTGAGTTGCATGCTCTAGAATACACAGCTGAGAAGTTATGAAATAGTTTTGAGCTTACTTTAGAGCTTCAGTTCCCCAATTCAGAACAGACATGTTTCATTAGGGTGTGAATGTTCTTTAAAGGATGTAAGAAAAGGTTTGTGATGCAAGAAAGAATAATCTATGCTTACATATCATTGAAttgtttttctggtttaattcAGATTTCTACTTGACCAGCAGCTTTACTGGCCCACACAcattaaaaagagaaagaaagaaagaaagaaaatgatgaatttaaattgtaattgtatataatgtatatttttaaacatgaattataattgtattataaacCCTTTacggttttaaataaataaatataagagcTTTTgtaatacataattttacattaaaaaacacttaaatatttattatatttttcacacatataatttagttttcatcaaatgttacattttctttacagaaaacaaaacaatagctGGAAATAAAACAGCCATAATAATTAATCTGAAACATCAAGAGAGCTATAAATCCGTTAAAAATACTGCATTTTATATTCAATACTGTCCTATATTTGTACATTTCAGTGTTTAATTTTGTGTGCATATATTTAGATTACCtcccttttcttgttttttccccgtttgttcaaaaaaatatatatttaaatttaaattctatttttatttaaaacacatacagtataaccatttacataaaactataaaataaatactaccAACCCAcccaaaagaaaaatctattaaaaaaaaatcaattattggAATATGGTAGCATAGATGGCAAAAGAGAGTGGTTTGTCATTTTCAAACAGTTCTTAGAGATGTTGTCACTTTCAACAAAACTTTATCTTTTCTGGCCAGTACTTTAGCTTGCTAGTGTTGATGGTTGACAAGGAAATTTGCAATCTTAAAACTAAAGATCAGAATCAAGTCTAAAGGTCCTGCAACATTTTGAATGAGATTTTGTGGGTTTAAGTGATCAGATTAGTAAAGAATGTTCCCTAATCCCCATGAAGTCAGCTGGAACCCAGTACTTGAGCATTGCTCGTGATCCAGAGGTCTAGCAATGAGAGCtcctactgtactgtatatagaggTGTTGCATAACTTCTGCATTCCGTAAGGGGTTGGGCTCTTCTGACATGTCTCCACTTCTCTCTATTCTGTCTCCTATGATCAGATCATTAGATCCAAACCTACTGTAAACAGTTTTTGGGCTTTGTTGGACATATGAAGGCTATATGTTTTCTAGAAATGCAAACATGGGCATAAAATACATTTGGTAGGCCTATGCTTGAGGGACTTCATAATGCCAGGTGCACATATGTGTTATCATCTTTAGAAATCGGATCCAGCAGCAAATTTGGACAGTAGGGAAATCCCTTAAGTTGGTTCCAACCTAAAGAGTCGGTTTACTTAAAAATAGGTTTTGATCCATTTGAAACAGTCAAACAGTTGAAAAGTTCAGTCGCACTCCGATAGCTGTTTTAAGACCAATAAAGTATCGTGTGTATTGCCACTAAGACTATTATTAGCGATGGGAAGTCTGAATCATTTGACTCGATTCTTTTGAACAATTCGTTTCGATCGATCGGTTCATAAAATTATTCAGTTGTAGCCTACTTTTACGTCATGTATCAAAAGATCTAAGTTTTGGGTTAAAGAATAAAGCCGTGTATGcatatttattctatattttaaattaagttttagtatttggagtttaatcatttgacagccacTTTGTCGCAGCCATGATTCAACTCATAAAATGTGATTTAGAAGTAAATTTAGGTTGATTTGAATGTAAAGTATTATATAGTAAAATTTATTTACCACAAAGTggaaataagttatttaaaacaatcgAATCATAAAACCTCAGTTACTCTATTTCTCTATTCAATAACTGAAGCAACTTATGGCTTATCAGCTAAATCAAATTAGTCTAGGCTACTTTAAAgttagcctatataaaatcaCTAATGGCTTCTCGAATCATAACAAATCGCACATATTCCAAGAGTTATGAAGGTTTAATTTCAAAGCACAAAGGATAAAAAAATCAACCCCACCTTGTTAACTCGATGTTGTTTCAGATTTATTCATGAACGACATCGTTGTGATCCGGCTCAAATTATTCATTGAAAAAGATTCGATTCATAAGAACAATTCGTGCACGGTTCACGTACAGATTTGTCCATAAGGACATGGACAAACGATTCGGGGATACACATGAATCCGATTGTAGCATACATGTTTTAACGACTGCTGTATCATCGCGTGCAAGAACTCACCGAAGCTGTTAAACGCAATAACACTGTTGATTTTCGCTCAAACTCAAACTTTTTCTGCATCTCTTTCTGCAAACTCGAAAACGAAGCGCATGTTTTGCTTTACTTTTAACGAACCTGCTTGATATACCCTAACAGTAAAAAGTTGCAAAGTAGAGAAAAAATCTTAGGAAGTTCAAGCATACCTTGTCGGGCGAAGACTTtgtttagcacacacacacacacacacacactcgagaaTATGCTGTCTCATCTAGCCATCATCTAGTCTAAATCAGGCTGATGCAGTTGGAAGATGTGGGATCGACCGCGCAGCTCTCGTTGGTCTAATGTTACAGAGGAACAGGaagggaaaaaatacaaataaacagggAACACCACGAGATCTAACCAATTATTAGTTTGAGTAGCGCTACTACTCCCACTGTCTTCATTTTGAGGGTAGAGTAGCCTATGGTAAAACGTGGTAATAACAAACAACGTCCCCCAGCTTATTTCTGCCAAATCTTTACTAATTTTAATGGCTTGGCTATACTTCATAGGATTGGTTATTTTAAATCCTGTTTAGGCTATTTAGGCTACCAAGACTTCGCACGTAAATGTATTATGATTAATAAAAGTGAATTGTTTAAATCCAATATCCACTTTTGCTCAATGTTCTTAccattgtcatttattttatgaatctgTAAGTTTTTTAAAAATCGAAAGCACAAAGAAGTCTTGTAagtcttttaaattaatttatgtgatGTCCATTTTGTTACCTTCTTTTAAgttgtattttaagtttttttttaatttaaattgtgtttCAATTTGTACTTACAAAATCTGTAAATGGGAGAAATTTGTCAAGTACTTGCAGttgaattctgtaaaaaaaaactatgataaaAAAATCGCTcccttgtttttttatatatatatatatatattatatatatatatatatattatatatatatatatatatattatataatatatatatatacatatatatatatacatatatatgtatatatatatatacatatatatatatacatatatatatatatatatatataatatatatatatatataatatacaacatatatatatatatatattatatatatatatatatatatatatatatatatatatatatatatatatagacacacacacaacacatatatatatatataatatataatatatatattatatatatatatatatatatatatatatagctatatatggGCTATACAAAGACTTTGGAAATCTCGGCACCTGAAATGggtcaaaaacaacaaacaacaaacattaGCTGAATTATCTCTATAAATTTTGGCCTATACTGGTGTAACCCTTTACGGTTTTTCTCCCCCTGTTTTAATAGATAAAATGACTGTGCATCGTTTGATCACGCAAGAGGTTGATTTGCCTGCCTGCAGCTGCGGGAGTCTCAAACTGAGAGATCTCTAAATCTCGCGATATTTGTCACGACTCCGCGTTTCATCCAACAGCTGATCACTAGAAGGAAAGAGCTGAGAAGATACACAATTTAAAGACGAATAGACATCTTTTTGCTTTTgtacagattatttatttaaaaaatatgtcagAGACAGACCCGAAATCGGCGCAGGATCTCACAGCAGTGGTAGGTTTGATATTACACTACATATTGTTGTGGTTTCCTAAGCTATAGGCTAATGCTAGGCCCTGTTTTAGTGTTTATGTGTTCTAGTTGGATTATTTTAATGCGATGTCAACTTCGTTTAATATTCTAAATGAGATATTAATTTTCTGAGAATATTGTTGCCGTGACTTGcgctgatttatttgttttatatttttattttatttaattgcatatctttctgcatttttacacgTCGGATTAACGTTAAATGAATGTTTCTCCCTGAATAGGTACAGACATTGCTGCAGCAGATGCAGGATAAGTTCCAGACAATGTCAGACCAGATCATCGGGAGGAATATCCTTTCTTGTTTTTAGAATAGctctataatacatttttttagtgAAGCAGACGTGGTCCCAGAGATAATGCCCCAAATTTTACACATAGTCCATGTGAAACATGAGAGCAAAATTCCCTACTCTGAGAAAgagggtttctgcaggtcttaagTATTAATACGCACTTccacaattaaagaaaaaattaaatatataaagacttaaatCAGAGCAGAAGATATTAAATCCATAGCCATGGCATTACATGTTGCATACACTGCTAAAAGATCTTCCATCCTTAGTAATGTGTCTTTTTTAGGGCTGCGATATTTAAGCATCTTGTCAGTAACCACAAGATCAAATCCCATGGCTACCCCATGGCCAGGTTCATAAAACTAGCTACAAAAATCCAAATGCATACATGATTTAATTCAGTACTGTGCAGGTGTAGTAAACACAATTTTAGTTCACAGTCAAAATCTTTAGTCATGCACTCAATGCTTGTGTATTTAAACAGTGGTGTTACCTGTACTTGATCCCATCTTCCTTAATAAGATTCACTTGATGAAATGAGTACCCGCATCGATGATCTAGAGAAGAATATAGCAGACCTGATGACTCAGGCAGGAGTGGAAGAGATTGAGGGGGAGAACAAGGTCAAAGAGGGAGAGGCTTCCTAGTAGAGGTAATTTCTTATTTctatagatagtttagaaaccaGATAAGAATGTCTGATTCTAAATGGAAATTTGAAATGAGTTTCATACTGgtatactatattaaaatgcattgccCTGATCCAGTGTTATCTTTCACAGAATGCTGAGttagaagaaacaaaaaaaaaactcttcaggAGCAGCAACTTTTTCTCTATGGTgactaaaatatttgttttgatgtAATGATAAAAGATTTAAAGTCAGTCCTAAAACTTTGACTGtaaccccccccacacacacacacacaaacacacaacacacacttttTTCTGCAAAGGATTGCAAAGGACTTTTTAAACATGACATTCAACTGTAGAACCGAACCCTGCATTATTGTAAGAGCACTAGCCCAAGTGCCAAACTAACACCATTCCTGTTAAAGTGAATTTGTTTGTCGAATTAAAGTTGTTTATTAAAACCTGTGTCCTTATGTCTCTTTACTGGTATAGGCCAAACTGAGAAGTTTGTAACATCACTATGTTTCACTGTTTCACTTGCTCCTCTCTAGCAGTTGCAAGTAAGTTAAACATATCAGAGAAAACATATGCTTATATGCAAAATCTCTTGGGTCAAATATGTACAAGCTAATACTGACTGAATTCTTAGAAATGACTTTGTTTATCTGATCAATATTTAAGCTGGGTGAGATGATGATTAACACATTTTCTATGCAATTTAAAACCATGCCACTATCAAAGGTCTACAGCATAATGCGGTACATCAAGTGCTTCAGTAAAATTTGACTAAATCACTTGAGAAGACTTCCAACccaagaaaaatctatttttgatcTGGACTCCGGGAGGGAAAATGACTTGCATTGGTAGATTATATTGGTCTTAaacaaatcagtaaaaaaaaaaaaaaagggtcaaacCATGAGTATTTTCCcccaaaataattcatattttaaatgaaatctaatttatattagatttataataaaaatgcattcgcGAATCATGGAAATTAGTTGTACAGAATCTAATAACCTGGATCAGGCCCAGGTGATTTTcgttactgtattatttttttcccacattATTTTATGAGAATTACTGTAATTTTGAACATATTTGTGATGATAATGTcacaatgcataaataaaaaatcttatagTTCTAAATTAATaacctttattttctttttattctctcctttttttccttctgattttggggtgaaatataacctatatatatatatatatatatatatatatatatatatacataatatattttgtgAGTTTTGTCTCTCAAAAGCTTTcgtaataacagtaaaaaaaaacctaGGGATTTTATTACAAAGAAAGACCATTTATTAAACTTTCTTAAAATAACTTGGAACATGTGAATCTGGTTGATATAAAACTGAACAATATAAAAGGGCCAACATCTTTAAAAACATGGCCGCACAATTTAGTTAACAGATTCAATTAAATTTGGCATAAAATATATTGGAAGATAATCACACTCGGAACACAACGTCATGTTCAGTCATGTCGATAGCCCAGGCAAACTTATCCTTTAAGgttttgttatacattttttccaGTGTCACCTCCATGTTCTTACACCTAGAAGCAGAAAATAAAGTaagaaacactgaaaatattcTAATATCTGTCTGTGTAGCATGTTGGTTTATTTGAGAGTGACATCATCACCAGGCCACGGTAGTTGAATTTGGAGGTGCTCACGGCGATCTGTTTGTTCTCCTCTCTGTCTGTAGCCTGAACCTCCATCTTCAGCAGCTGTTCCTCACCTCTGCACAGCTTTCTTGTTCTTCTCCACGACCTTGAACtcacataaaatgttttatacatgtgTATATCATATTCATCTACAAAGGGACTCTAATAGCTGGAAGAGCAAACAAATGTCCCCTTATTCAGAGGTCTGGAATGAGATACTGACATAAACAGCTTGTTTCCTGAGCTCCCTTTGGCTTCTTTCTTGGCCTGCTTTAGCTTTTTCTTAGCCAAGTCCAGCTGCTCCTTCCTGCTGTCAATCTTtataaaagaagagaagagagagagagaaaaaataataagataTTCAGATgcttttttcatgatattaaaattattttcttacgaTTCAGTTTtcatacaggtgcatcttaaaaaattagaatatcatggaaaagtttttttttattattattcaaaaatgcaGACTTTCTTATAttgtagattcattgcacacaaactgaaatattcaagagtttaatgttttaattctgatggtaacgacttacagcttagaaaaaaaatcaatgcaattaatctagaatataaaAAGTTTgcttctttaaattaaataataataataataataaatacattttccctgatgatcttatatatatatatatatatatatatatatatatattatatatatatatatatatgcacctgtggcccggttgcatgaaactccttaagcCTTATCTCCAGTGCCTTTGCCTGCAGGTTAGCCATGGATTGTTCAAAGGTCTTTGGCGGCGCCGCTGATGGTTACGTTGAATTGCAAACGCACGGTTTGCCCTGTTGTAAGAGAGCAACTTCTCTGCCACATTGTCCATCGCTGTAGTAAGAATTATGGGGGTGagtgtttatatgaatgtatctttgaAGGAAACTGACGgtttttaataaagttaagaTGATATCTTATTTTTATGTCGTCTCTGTAATGCATAGTAATGCAGTGTTTATAAGCGCAGctgtttgtttacagcggtaaccaagaaaCGCCGTCTCTgctgtttaaagggttagttcgcccaaaaatgaaaattatgtcattaataactcacccttacgctgttccaaacatgtaagacctccttttatcttcggaacacagtttaaga containing:
- the LOC113093294 gene encoding heat shock factor-binding protein 1-like, whose product is MSETDPKSAQDLTAVVQTLLQQMQDKFQTMSDQIIGRIDEMSTRIDDLEKNIADLMTQAGVEEIEGENKVKEGEAS